The Enterobacter kobei genome has a segment encoding these proteins:
- a CDS encoding toxin-activating lysine-acyltransferase, protein MRYGELTVHCPQLEDVALSEAEVLGASVWLWMHSLNHRDAPLHVLPVVLLPIIKRQQYVLIEEKGRPIFFLSWAWMSEEAERRYLTQETVVLPEEDWCNGDRMWFRDFIAPFGHAEALFRLVREEIFPHHVARFLWHRGNEKGRRIKTFYGRQVTREALLNWKHTHPLHGQK, encoded by the coding sequence ATGCGCTATGGCGAATTGACGGTTCATTGTCCGCAGCTCGAGGACGTCGCGCTAAGTGAAGCCGAAGTGCTGGGCGCGTCGGTCTGGCTCTGGATGCATTCCCTCAACCACCGTGACGCGCCGCTGCACGTCCTGCCCGTGGTGCTCTTGCCCATCATTAAACGCCAGCAGTACGTGCTGATAGAGGAGAAAGGACGCCCGATCTTTTTCCTGAGCTGGGCATGGATGAGCGAAGAAGCCGAACGCCGCTATCTCACCCAGGAGACGGTCGTCCTGCCGGAAGAAGACTGGTGTAACGGCGATCGGATGTGGTTTCGCGATTTTATTGCCCCCTTTGGGCACGCGGAAGCCCTGTTTCGCCTGGTACGCGAGGAGATTTTTCCGCATCACGTTGCGCGCTTTCTGTGGCATCGCGGCAATGAGAAAGGCCGTCGTATCAAAACGTTTTATGGCAGGCAGGTCACGCGCGAAGCGCTGCTGAACTGGAAACACACGCACCCGCTGCACGGACAAAAATAA
- a CDS encoding ShlB/FhaC/HecB family hemolysin secretion/activation protein, whose translation MLKREFRPVATKRTGFFICAVLSLSSGASAAPGDEPFILQQQRQQALETQLTPQAPDVRLQSPATRNESGEFAAETPCFTIHDVTLTGHNALPHWVPLQRIANQSVGKCLGARGINHVMSLLQNRLIAHGWTTARVLAPAQDLKSGHLTLAVIPGKIRHVTLTDNSRRGLWLYSAFPAHDGNLLDLRDIEQGLENLQRLPTVQVEMDIVPAEQPGESDIVITRQQSKFWRLGLSLDDSGSSSTGRYQGGLTLSLDNPLALSDLFWFSINHDLQTGPEKGNQNLSAHWSVPVGWWAFSVTGSDYHYHQTVAGLNGDIRYSGKSQSLVAQASRVLHRSSAQKTTFTWDVESRTTKNYINDTEVEVQRRHVSSWKAGLQHRHYIGPATVDAGISYQRGTRWFGAQPAPEETFDEATALGRILRTNARLSLPFALSTQHLRYDVAWQRQTSNTPLTSQDQFAIGGRWTVRGFDGERTLNADRGWLVRNDLSWQTPLAGTELYLAADYGEVAGNGTEYLAGNHLAGGAAGLRGALWKVGYDAFAGVPFSHPDGFKTSPATFGFNLNMDF comes from the coding sequence ATGTTGAAAAGGGAATTTCGACCAGTCGCAACGAAGCGCACCGGCTTTTTTATCTGTGCTGTTCTCAGCCTTTCATCGGGTGCCAGCGCCGCACCGGGTGATGAACCGTTTATCCTGCAACAGCAGCGTCAGCAGGCGCTGGAAACCCAACTGACGCCCCAGGCGCCTGACGTTCGGCTGCAATCTCCGGCAACACGTAACGAAAGCGGCGAATTTGCCGCCGAAACGCCCTGCTTCACCATCCATGACGTGACGCTGACGGGGCATAACGCCCTCCCGCACTGGGTACCGCTGCAGCGCATCGCGAATCAGTCCGTCGGGAAGTGCCTCGGCGCACGGGGTATCAACCACGTGATGAGCCTGCTGCAAAACCGGCTGATCGCCCACGGCTGGACAACCGCACGCGTGCTGGCTCCCGCTCAGGATTTAAAAAGCGGCCATTTAACACTGGCCGTTATTCCGGGGAAAATACGCCACGTCACATTGACCGATAACAGCCGTCGCGGGTTATGGCTTTACAGCGCCTTCCCGGCACATGACGGTAATCTGCTCGACCTGCGGGATATCGAGCAGGGTCTGGAGAACCTTCAGCGTCTGCCCACCGTCCAGGTTGAGATGGATATCGTTCCGGCTGAACAGCCGGGTGAGAGCGATATCGTGATTACCCGCCAGCAGAGCAAATTCTGGCGGCTTGGCCTGTCGCTTGATGATTCTGGCTCGTCGTCAACGGGCCGCTATCAGGGTGGGCTAACGCTGTCGCTGGATAACCCGCTGGCGCTGAGCGATCTCTTCTGGTTTTCCATTAACCATGACCTTCAAACCGGGCCGGAAAAAGGCAACCAAAACCTCAGCGCCCACTGGTCTGTTCCCGTGGGCTGGTGGGCATTTTCCGTTACCGGCAGCGATTACCACTATCACCAGACCGTGGCGGGGCTAAACGGCGACATTCGGTACAGCGGCAAAAGCCAGAGTCTGGTGGCGCAGGCCAGCCGGGTTCTGCACCGCAGCAGCGCCCAAAAAACCACGTTCACCTGGGACGTGGAGAGCCGGACAACGAAAAACTACATCAACGACACGGAAGTGGAAGTTCAGCGCCGCCACGTCTCTTCATGGAAGGCCGGGCTTCAGCATCGCCACTATATCGGCCCCGCCACGGTTGATGCTGGCATCAGCTACCAGCGCGGCACGCGATGGTTTGGCGCCCAGCCAGCCCCCGAAGAAACGTTCGATGAAGCCACCGCGCTGGGCCGAATTCTTCGCACCAACGCACGCCTGAGCCTGCCGTTCGCACTCAGCACGCAGCACTTGCGTTACGACGTAGCCTGGCAGCGTCAGACCAGCAACACGCCGCTCACTTCACAGGATCAGTTCGCCATCGGCGGGCGCTGGACGGTGCGCGGCTTCGACGGCGAACGCACGCTCAACGCCGATCGCGGCTGGCTGGTTCGAAACGATCTCTCCTGGCAGACCCCGCTTGCCGGAACCGAGCTCTATCTGGCTGCCGACTATGGCGAGGTCGCTGGCAACGGTACGGAATACCTGGCGGGCAACCATCTTGCGGGTGGCGCGGCGGGCTTGCGCGGTGCGCTCTGGAAAGTGGGATACGACGCCTTCGCGGGCGTGCCGTTCTCCCACCCGGACGGTTTTAAAACCAGCCCGGCAACCTTCGGCTTCAACCTCAACATGGATTTCTGA